Sequence from the Lysobacter capsici genome:
TGGCCGACATCGCGCGGCTGGGCCTGTACCTCACCGACCTGAGCGCGTTCGGCAAGGTCAACGCGGTGATGGGCGAATATTTCAACGCCCCGTTCCCGGCGCGCTCGACCGTCGAAGTGTCGGCGTTGCCGCGCGGGGTCGCGTTCGAGGTCGATGCGATCATGGTGTTGCGCTGAGTCGACCGACAGCGACGCGGCTTCGATGCATCGTGCAGGAACGGCGCAAGCCGCGAGCGTGATGTTGCCGGTGGCCGCGTGAGTTGGCGCGGGCGCGGCTGTTTAAAGCGCGGTGGTCGTCATGCTGCTGTGGTGCGGGCGGTGTCGCCGTAGCCGGGGTTTCGCGGTCGCGGCTTGCGCCGCTCCTACCGTTTGTGACGCGGCTGCGTGGGCTCGCGGCTATCTGCGCTCGCCGGCCATTTCGGCGAGCAGGTGCTCGCGCAGCGCGCGCGGCGTCTGTCCGGTCAGGCGCTTGAACGCGCGGCGGAAATCGCGCGGGTCCTTGTAGCCGATCGCCGCGCCGACGCTGGCGATGGTCAGGTTGCGTTCGCGCAGCAGGGCGTAGGCGCGGTCGATGCGCAGGCGGTCGTGGATGTCGTGGAAGCTGGTGCCTTCGTTGGTCAGCTGGCGGCGCAGGGTGCGTTCGCTGACGTGCAGTTGCGCGGCGATGCCGGCCAGCTTCGGGTCCTGCGGCAGTTGCGCGCGCAGCAGGCGCTCGACCGCGGCGGTGACCTCGCCGGGCACCGCGGCGTCGGGCATCTGCGCCTCGCACAGGGCCAGCACCTGGCGCGAGGCGATCGGGTTGTGGGTCGGCAGCGGCACCGCCAGCCAGTTGGCGTCCAGCACCAGCCGGTCCTGCGGTTGTTCGAACGCGACCGGGCAGTCGAACACCTCGTCGTAATGCTCGCGATACGCCGGCGCCGGATAGCTGAATTCGATCCGCAGCGGCCGCAAGGTGGTGCCGACCAGGCCGCGCGCGAGCGCCAGGCAACTGCTGAAGAATTCCTCGGCGACGAAACGGTGGATGCTCGGATAGGCCAGGGTCATCTGCCCGGCCAGGGCCAGGGTGCCGCTCTCCGAGGCGCTTTCGACGAAACGCATCAGGCTGCCGACCACCGGGGTGAAGCGCAGGCCGATCTGCAGCGCTTCGCCGAAGGTCGCCGCGGTCGTCATCGCCAATCCGAGCAGGCCGAAATTGCCGACGTGCTGGTCGCGGCCGAGGTCCAGGCCGATGGTCGGCGGCAGCACCTTCAAGGCGCGCTCGACCACCACCGCGGTCGGCCGGTCGGGCAGGCGCACGCCGGGGTCGCTGACCTGCGCGCGGCTCAGGCCGGTGCCGGCGAACCAGTCGTCGCTGGGCGCGCCGATCCGGTCCGCGGTCTCGAGCAGACCCCACAGCAGGTTCGGCGACATCAATGCGACGTCGGGCCGGGCCTTGTCCTGATCGGATGACTGACGCATCGCCTCTCACTGTTGATCGCGGATAGGCCGTGAACTTGACCGCGAATGCCCCCTTAGTGTGCCGCATTCGCCCTCACGCGCGCTCACATCGGCGGCGGAGACTCGACGCTTAGCCGTCACGGGGTCCGTTCTCGCCATCGGCGCGAACCCACCCCGCTCGCCAACGATCACGGGGATCACCATGAACCAGCCCATTCGCGCGTCCGTCCTCGCCCTGGCCGTGGCCGCGCTGACCGCCGCCTGCGGCCCCGAACAAGCCCAGCACACGCCGACCGCGCAGGTCGCCGCCGGCGATGCGGGTTTCGCCGACACCTTCCGCACCCGCCTGCTCGACGCCAAGGACGGCGACGTGATCGAGGTCCCGGCCGGCCGCTACACCTTCGACCGCAGCCTGACCCTGCGCGTGGACGGGGTGACCATCCGCGGCGCCGGTCCGGACAAGTCGGTGCTCAGCTTCAAGGGCCAGAAGGCCGGCGCCGAGGGCCTGCTGGTCAACGCCAGCCGTTTCACCCTGGAAAACATCGCGATCGAGGACAGCAAGGGCGACGGGCTGAAGGTCAACGAAGGCGAGCACATCACCATCCGCAACGTGCGGGTGGAATGGACCGGCGGGCCGAGCACCAAGAACGGCGCCTACGGCCTGTATCCGGTCAAGACCCGCAACGTGCTGATCGAGAATTCGGTCGCGATCGGCGCCTCCGACGCCGGCATCTACGTCGGCCAGTCGCGCGACGTGATCGTGCGCAACAGCCGCGCCGAGTTCAACGTCGCCGGCATCGAGATCGAAAACACCGTCAACGCCGACGTGTACGACAACGTCGCCACCAACAATACCGGCGGCATCCTGGTGTTCAACATGCCGGCGTTGTCGCAGCAGGGCGGCGCGATCCGGGTGTTCAAGAACAAGGTGTTCAAGAACAACACCGCCAACTTCGGCGCCAAGGGCACGCCGGTGTCGAGCGTGCCGGCCGGCAGCGGCATGGTGGTGAATTCCAACGACGACGTGGAAATCTTCGACAACGACATCAGCGACAACGCCACCACCAACATCATCGTCTCCAGCGTCTATTCCACCGGTTACAAGGACGACAAGGCGGCCAAGGATTTCGATCCGTATCCCGAGCGCATCTCGATCTACGGCAATCGCCTGTCCGGCGGCGGCGATTCGCCCGATGGTCTGGACTTGAAGGCGCTCAAGACCGCGATCTACGGCCTGAGCGGGCACTTCCCCGACGTGCTGTGGGACGGCTACGCCAATAAGGATCGCAAGGAAGGCCCGCAGATCTGCATCCGCGATGTGTCCGGCGTGGTCAACGCCGACGGCCCCGGCGGCTACAAGAACCCGAGCCAGGACACCAAGCCCTACGCGTGCGAACTGCCGAAGTTGCCGGCGATCGACCTCAAGCGCGGTTGATCGATGCGCCGTATTTCGATGGGTCATGCTTCGAC
This genomic interval carries:
- a CDS encoding AraC family transcriptional regulator, translating into MRQSSDQDKARPDVALMSPNLLWGLLETADRIGAPSDDWFAGTGLSRAQVSDPGVRLPDRPTAVVVERALKVLPPTIGLDLGRDQHVGNFGLLGLAMTTAATFGEALQIGLRFTPVVGSLMRFVESASESGTLALAGQMTLAYPSIHRFVAEEFFSSCLALARGLVGTTLRPLRIEFSYPAPAYREHYDEVFDCPVAFEQPQDRLVLDANWLAVPLPTHNPIASRQVLALCEAQMPDAAVPGEVTAAVERLLRAQLPQDPKLAGIAAQLHVSERTLRRQLTNEGTSFHDIHDRLRIDRAYALLRERNLTIASVGAAIGYKDPRDFRRAFKRLTGQTPRALREHLLAEMAGERR
- a CDS encoding parallel beta-helix domain-containing protein, with the translated sequence MNQPIRASVLALAVAALTAACGPEQAQHTPTAQVAAGDAGFADTFRTRLLDAKDGDVIEVPAGRYTFDRSLTLRVDGVTIRGAGPDKSVLSFKGQKAGAEGLLVNASRFTLENIAIEDSKGDGLKVNEGEHITIRNVRVEWTGGPSTKNGAYGLYPVKTRNVLIENSVAIGASDAGIYVGQSRDVIVRNSRAEFNVAGIEIENTVNADVYDNVATNNTGGILVFNMPALSQQGGAIRVFKNKVFKNNTANFGAKGTPVSSVPAGSGMVVNSNDDVEIFDNDISDNATTNIIVSSVYSTGYKDDKAAKDFDPYPERISIYGNRLSGGGDSPDGLDLKALKTAIYGLSGHFPDVLWDGYANKDRKEGPQICIRDVSGVVNADGPGGYKNPSQDTKPYACELPKLPAIDLKRG